The Gimesia chilikensis genome contains the following window.
CTAAACGATTATAGAAGCGGCGTCATGAAATCAGAAGAGGCTATTTTCCTCGATCATCCGTTTCACGACTTCCCGTTTATCATTGGTCTCTTCCATGATGGCCAACTGCCGCTTGGCACCGGAGTTATGAACCAGATCGTAGATCCGCTGTAATTCGTCCGTACACTCCAGACGTTCCGACATCGGAGAGACCAGGTCGACCAGGTGCGTCGTCGAATCGAGTACCGAATACAGCTGGTAACTGTCACTGTTGACCAGGCTCGCGTCGATGCCGTAGCGGGTCGCCCGCCACTTGTTCTGCTGCACCATCATCGGGTGATGCTGCAACTGGTAGGCGCCTTCGTCGATTTCATCCGAAATGCATTTCACCAGGCACTGCACGAACGCGGCGATCGACAGCACCTGCTCCAGGTTGGCCGGCATGTCGCACACGCGGATTTCCACGGTGCCGAAATTATGATGCGGACGGATGTCCCACCAGATTTCGCGGATCGTATTGATGAACCCCGTACTGATCAGGTGGTTGATCAGCCACGTGTATTCGCTGTAGTTCCGCATGTTCGGCGGCAGCCCCGCGGTCGGCAGGCCTTCCATGATCTTGGAGCGGTTCGAATGCAGGCCCGTGTTGCGGTTCTCCCAGAACGGCGAGTTCGACGAGAGTGCCAGCAGCAGTGGCAGGTAACGCAGCATCCGGTCGCAGACCATCACCGCTTTGTCGCCCGAATCAACGCCCACATGCACGTGCAGTCCGAAGGTCACCAGGCGGCGGGCCACGTCCTGCATCAGTTCCACAAGTTCGTAATAACGATCGTTGACCGTTATCTTCTGATCCCGCCAGGAAGAGAAGGGGTGCGTCGCGGCCCAGAACAGCTTCAGCCCCAGCTCGTCGGCGACATTGGTTACCGCTTCCAGTTTGCGTGTCAGGTCTTTGCGGACATCGCTCACCGTCCGACAGACGCCCGTGTTGATCTCCAGGTAGCTCTGCATCAGCTCCGGTTTGATCGACTGGCCCATTCCCTCGGGCAGCCCACTTAACAGTTCCGAAACTGAATTCGAAAGGGCAAACGTCTCCGCATCGACGAGCTGCAGTTCCAGTTCCACACCCAGGGTCGGATAATCGTTACGGGCAAAAGAGAGGGTCCCCATCGTACTAATTCCCTTTTTGGATGAGTTGCGGGTTGAGCGAAAGCAGCAGAGCAGCCTGCAGTAAGATGCGACTTCCTATTTTAAGCACACGCTCATCGATATCGAAATAGGGAGAATGCAAAAACACGGTTTTTTGATCGGGACGGGCACAACCCAGTCGCAACATCGAACCGGGGACATGCTGCAGATAAATGGAAAAATCTTCACCACCCATGCTGGGCAGATCGATCAGACCAACCTGTTCCATGCCCAGCACGTCGATCGACGCCTGTTCCAGGGCAGCCGAAATCGTTTTGTCATTCACGACCGCGGGCAAAGGCGATTTGAACAATACCTCGATCCGGGTGTTCGTACTCTGCGCGACGCCGCTGGCAATATTCTGAATTCGATTGTGCAGGACTTCGCGTGCCTGGTCGTTGGTGGAACGCAGGCTCCCTTTCAGTTCCGCAATTTCGGGAATCACATTCGGTGCCAGCCCCGAGGAGATCTGACCAATGGTGAACACCGCCGGCATACGCGAGTCAATCGAGCGGGGCAGGTTCTGATACAGGCTCGAAATCAGTTGGGCTGCCGTGGTGATCGGATCATTTCCATGATGCGGACGGGCCGCGTGTCCGCCGCGCCCATGAATTTCAAAATGGACTTCATCGCAGAACGCCGTCATCACGCCATAGCGGATGTTTGCCGTTCCTGCCTGGATTTCCGGATCCATGTGCAGCCCGATGATCGCACTCACCCCTTCCAGGGCCCCCTGTTCCACCATCCAGCGGGCACCCATGCAGATCTCTTCTGCCGGTTGAAAAATGAACCGCAGCCGTAATCCCTGGCCCGGCCATTCGCTCTGGAACAACTCCGCAACCCGGTTCGAGGCGAGCGCCACACCCAGGGCAATCGACGTGTGAGCATCATGGCCGCACAGGTGACCGACGCCTGGATTATGCGAGCAGTAATCGACCTCTTTGAGGTCCGTGATCCGCAGGGCATCGATGTCGGCCCGAATCGCGATCAGCGGTGCGTTCTGGGCCGGCGTTCCCAGCGTCATGTCGGCGACCACGCCGATGTCGTTATTCATCAGTCGCGGTTCCAGGCCGATCTCCCGCAGCGTGTTGCAGATCAGTTGCGAAGTCTCTTTTTCTTCCCCGCTGATTTCCGGTTTCTGATGCAGTGTGCGTCGTGTTTGAATGAGTGTTGGCTCGAGCTCGTCCAACTTCTCATGCAGCTGTTTCGTAAGTGACTGATAAAAGGCTCGGCTTTCCGTCTGATCAATTGAGAATGAGGCCACTGAGTACTCCGCGTCGTTGCCATGATGCCGACAGACCGTCTGCGCGACAGCCGATGAATCATGGGCTGATATGAAAATGCATTTATTTGTACTTCTTATTTTAATGAAGTTAAGGTTATCATAAAGGCAGAAGCAGAAAATTAAGCGTCCTAAATAATTATTGGAAACCGCCACACCGAATTTCTGCGACCGAATCGACCACAGCGAATTTAGGAATCAGCAACATGAAAGAGATAGATGCAGATCGCCGGAATCTGTTGAAAGGGGCCGTCGCGACATCGCTGGCTTCACTCGCAGGAAACTTCTCACTCAACAGTGCCCATGCTGCGAAAGCAGACCCCGATTTAATTCATCGGGAAAACCTCAAAGAAGGATCCACCGACTGGCAGCTCACCCGCGTCATGCTCGACAGTCGCAACGGTTTTCGTTCGTCCAAGATTGAAGGCTACTGTTCGAAGCAAAGCGTCGCAGCCGGCGAGCCGATCGACATCATGGTCTCCACCCGACCCGCGCAAGAGTTCAAAATCGAAATCTTCCGCACCGGCTATTACGGCGGCCGCGGTGCCCGGCTGATGACCACACTCGGCCCGTTCGAGGGCAAACCGCAGCCCGTTCCGAAACCGGGTAAAAAGAATCTGCACGAGTGCCACTGGGACTCCGCGGTCACACTGACGATTCCCGATGACTGGC
Protein-coding sequences here:
- a CDS encoding M20 metallopeptidase family protein, whose protein sequence is MASFSIDQTESRAFYQSLTKQLHEKLDELEPTLIQTRRTLHQKPEISGEEKETSQLICNTLREIGLEPRLMNNDIGVVADMTLGTPAQNAPLIAIRADIDALRITDLKEVDYCSHNPGVGHLCGHDAHTSIALGVALASNRVAELFQSEWPGQGLRLRFIFQPAEEICMGARWMVEQGALEGVSAIIGLHMDPEIQAGTANIRYGVMTAFCDEVHFEIHGRGGHAARPHHGNDPITTAAQLISSLYQNLPRSIDSRMPAVFTIGQISSGLAPNVIPEIAELKGSLRSTNDQAREVLHNRIQNIASGVAQSTNTRIEVLFKSPLPAVVNDKTISAALEQASIDVLGMEQVGLIDLPSMGGEDFSIYLQHVPGSMLRLGCARPDQKTVFLHSPYFDIDERVLKIGSRILLQAALLLSLNPQLIQKGN
- a CDS encoding carboxylate-amine ligase, with protein sequence MGTLSFARNDYPTLGVELELQLVDAETFALSNSVSELLSGLPEGMGQSIKPELMQSYLEINTGVCRTVSDVRKDLTRKLEAVTNVADELGLKLFWAATHPFSSWRDQKITVNDRYYELVELMQDVARRLVTFGLHVHVGVDSGDKAVMVCDRMLRYLPLLLALSSNSPFWENRNTGLHSNRSKIMEGLPTAGLPPNMRNYSEYTWLINHLISTGFINTIREIWWDIRPHHNFGTVEIRVCDMPANLEQVLSIAAFVQCLVKCISDEIDEGAYQLQHHPMMVQQNKWRATRYGIDASLVNSDSYQLYSVLDSTTHLVDLVSPMSERLECTDELQRIYDLVHNSGAKRQLAIMEETNDKREVVKRMIEENSLF